AGGAGGTTGGAGACTCTCTTTTTGCTCTTCATCGAGGATTTCTACAAAGCACTGTGAGGACCTTCTTGACCAGACGAAGACTGTTGAAGGCTTTTTATCCCACCTGTGCTCCGTCAGCTCGTCTAGATTGCACTGTATCTCTAGTGCCCGTGTGGACCTCATGTAGGTCTTCGCGGATCTTGCCTGTCTTGACCTATCGGACCTTCTTCAGGTATCCGCTCGGGTTGTAGGTGAGAACAAATTTCTCCTTAGTCCGGTCCACTTCAAAGCTGGTGTTTTCTCTGAGGAAGTCATGTACCGCGTCATAAGGACCAGGTTTAGGTCCGTCGACGAAGTCATACTTGCATATCCCGTCTTCGACTATGAAGTAGGAGTCGACGGTTACGAACCGGTTGTAGTTCCTCAGCACGTTAAGGGTGTTCTCGTACGTGTGTGATGAGTCCTCTATCACCAGAACATTGCGGCAATCTCTGATTAGTGCATCCACTTTCGAGAGGATCCCGGCGGAGTTGGCATCCCCAGTAATCCATGTGATGCGAGGATGCTTGAAGTCAATCTCCGAATGGTCGATGTCTATCCCGATTACCTTTCCATTGTTGAGCAGGTCCAGCATGTTCGCGAGGAACAGAGTGCTTCCGCCACTTAGGTTGCCGATCTCGATGATTGCGTCAGGCTTGATGTCATGGATTATCTCCTGATAAATCCAGGTATCCATCGGGAACTTCTTTGCCTTCTTCCCCATCCACTTAACCGCCTCCTCGTCCTCATGGCAGTTGGTGTGAAAGTAATTCAGGTAGTTCTCAAATGCACCAGAGTCCTGCACGGGTTCGCGAACAGGGTGGGGTTCAACCCCTGACACTAGGTCATGATCGTGCATGAAGGCATGAATCACTTCGAAAATCCTGTTAGTCTTGAGCTTCATCGTATTCCACCCATATCTTACGGCGTCTGCTCTTAAGTCTTTCCGGTTGGATTAAAGCTGATATCTTCTTCGAATGAGGTCTGACGATTCGAGCCGTGTGTTCCAAGTCTGCTGGCAAATCTCGATGTGCGTAGTATATTAATATGGTCCCTAGTATATCGCAGAACGTGCCTGAAATCACATGGCCTGACGAATTCTTTCCAGTACTGTTCCGGTCTAACTTCATACCGCTGAACGTCAAGACTGTGCTTGACGTGGGTTGTGGAAGAGGTTTTGTGGGGTCTATGCTGAGAATCTACAGAGACCCCACTCGCATTGTTGGCATTGACAACTTCGACCCATCTATCGACTTCGCGAGAAGGATGAAGGCTTATGATGAAGTGGTCAAACTTGATCTGGCGAAGGATGACATTCCATTCAGAGACAATGAGTTCGACCTTGTCGTATGCCTGGAAGTCATAGAGCATCTCAGGAAGGATGACGGACTGAGACTCCTCGGGAGGATGGAGAGTGTCGGCAAACGACTCATAATCTCAACGCC
This is a stretch of genomic DNA from Candidatus Thermoplasmatota archaeon. It encodes these proteins:
- a CDS encoding class I SAM-dependent methyltransferase translates to MPEITWPDEFFPVLFRSNFIPLNVKTVLDVGCGRGFVGSMLRIYRDPTRIVGIDNFDPSIDFARRMKAYDEVVKLDLAKDDIPFRDNEFDLVVCLEVIEHLRKDDGLRLLGRMESVGKRLIISTPGVYFPQPNYEDNPHQAHISFYSAKELRRRGYSVYGVGSLTLWGKKIPHISQILGRATFRFPGLSESVLAIKEKG
- a CDS encoding cephalosporin hydroxylase family protein is translated as MKLKTNRIFEVIHAFMHDHDLVSGVEPHPVREPVQDSGAFENYLNYFHTNCHEDEEAVKWMGKKAKKFPMDTWIYQEIIHDIKPDAIIEIGNLSGGSTLFLANMLDLLNNGKVIGIDIDHSEIDFKHPRITWITGDANSAGILSKVDALIRDCRNVLVIEDSSHTYENTLNVLRNYNRFVTVDSYFIVEDGICKYDFVDGPKPGPYDAVHDFLRENTSFEVDRTKEKFVLTYNPSGYLKKVR